TCTGCCGGCCCGGCAGGCCGCTGACGAGCAGCCGGTGCGCGCCGGAGGCCACGTCCACCAGCTTCAGCTTCTCCGGGCTGTTGGCCGCCCGGGATCCGCGGGCGCTGAGCACCAGACTCTTGCCGTCGGCCGTCCAGGCGGCGTCGCGGGGCTGGAACGGGCCGCCGGCCGGGGTGTCCGGCAGGTCCCGGCCGCAGGCCCCGGGTACGTCGCGGGCGGCGGCGGGCAGCAGGACCCGGCAGGAGCGGCCCGTCGCGGAGGCCAGCAGGATGCCTCCGCTTTCGTCGAGGCGGCCGCCGCCCTTCTTGCGGTTGAAGGCGAGGGTGATGCCGTCCGGGGAGAACGCAGGGCTGTCGTCGATGACCTCGCAGGCACCGGGGCAGATACCGGCGCTCAGGTCGCGCTGCCGGTCGAGGTGGTCCACCGGAACGGTCCAGACGTGCTTGTTGCCGCCACCGCCGTTGATCACGTGGTTACGGGTGAAGGCCAAGGTCGTGCCGTCGGAGGACCAGGTGGGCTGGGCGTCACCGGACCAGGCCAGGCCCTCCGGCGAGCGGACTTCGCCGCGCAGCGCCCCGGTCGCGGCGTCCGCGATCAGGATCCGCCCCCGGCCCGAGGCTCCGCCGACCCCGCCCGGCGAGGTCCGGGTGAAGGCCAGCAGCCTGCCGTCGGGGGAGAACGTCGGGTCGGTGTCCCAGTCCTTGGGGCCGCGGCCCGCGAGCGGCAGGGGCGCCGCGTTGGCGCCGTCGGCGTCGGCCGTCCAGATCCGCTCGATGCGGCCGTCCGGCGTGTCCTCGAAGCGGGTCAGCACGATCCGCCGGCCGTCGGGCGTGTAGTTCTGCCGCTCGGTCCACGGGTCGGACCCGGCGGCGGGCTGGAACAGCGGGTCCTTGGCCGGGTCCGTGTTCGTGTCGGCGGCCGGGTCCTCCTTGAGGATGGGCAGGCCCAGGTCGCGGGGGTCGGAGCCGTCCATCCGGGCGTCCTGCAGGGTCACCACGTGCGGCCCGGCCGCCGAGGTGCGCTCGACCACCGTTCCGCCGCCGTTCAGCGGACCGAGCCAGGTCGGCGAGCCGACCTCGCGGTCCTCGCTGAGTACCACGTCGGGGGTCTTGTCCGAGTGCGCGGGCACCCGGAACACGTGGTCCCAGTCGCCCTCGCAGGTACAGGTCCGGTCTGGGCTGAGGAAGAGCAGCCCGTCGCCGTCGGGCAGCCAGGCTGCCCCGTGGGTACGCCAGCCCGCCTGAGCACCCGACAGCAGCGGCCCGCCGCCGCGCCCGTCGGTCCACCAAAGGCGCGGACCGTTCGGCCCGGTGGCGGTGTACGCGATCACCTCCCGGTTCTCCGCGTCGTCCACCGGGTTCCACACCGGCTCGGTGGCCGTGCCGTTGCCCGGGTCGGAGACGCGGGTGGCCGGGCCGCCCCGCAGGGCGCGTATGTACACCTGCCGTCCGGCGGTCCGGTCGTCGTCGGAGGAGTACGCCAGCCGTGCGCCGTCCGGCGAGACCGTCGGGTGCTCCTCGTTCGCGGGGGTGTCGGTCAGCCGGGTGAGCCCGGTGCCGTCGGTCTGCACCCGCCAAAGGTCGCGTTGGACGCCGCGGCCAGGCCTGGCCGGCCCGGCCGCGTCGAAGACGACCGACCGGCCGTCCGGGGTCAGCCGCGGGTTCGCCGCGTCCAGGCCGCTGGTCAGACGGCGTACCGAGCCGTCCGCGGACCGCAGGTAGACCTGCGGGGCCGGCTCGTCCCGGCGGCTCGCGAAGACCAGTCGGTCGCCCAGCGCGGCGGGCTGGACGTCCTGGTGGGCCGGGCCCTCCCCGAACAGCGGGGGGCTGTCCTTGCCGGTCGCCCCCACCCGGCCCAGGCTCCGGTGGCGGGTACCGGCGTACACGACCCGGTTGTCGCCGGCGTCGGCCGCGACGGTCCGCGCCGTCGCGCCGCCCGGGCCGGCCGCCGCCGTCACCGCGAGCAGGGGGACCAGCAGGAGCAGCGGAGCGCCGGCCCTCCCCCAGCGGTGTCGCCGACTGCCGGAGTCACCCGTGCCCATCACGGTCCACCTCACAGTCCGGTACAGCTCTACGTATGACCCCGCCACTCTGCCGACCGGCAGGGCCGGCCGGCAGGGCCGCGGGGCCGGACCCGGGGGAAGTACCGGCTGCGCTTTCGGGCAGCCGGTGGGCGGCCGCCGGGCCGTACGGTCAGATCAGCCCGTTGCGCAGGGCGTACCCGACCGCGTGCGTACGGTTGCGCAGGTGCAGCCGCGTGATGATCTCGTGCAGCACGTTCTTGACGGTCCGTTCGGAGTACGAGGTCTTGCGCGCGATCTCCGCGGTGTCCAGCCCCTCCGACACCAGGCGCAGCATGTCCGCCTCGCGTGCGGTCAGGGTGGACAGGGACACCGCGCGCGGGTCGAGCGAGGACCGCTGCAGGACGCCGACGTGGTCGAGGAGCTTCGCGAGCAGGTCACCGGGCAGCACGCCCTCGCCGTTCGCTATCGCCAGGACCAGCCGCAGCAGCCGGTCCTGGTCGGCCTCGGTGCGTCGCAGCACCGCGGTGACCCCGCATTCGATGGCCCGCTGTAAGGCGTCGCCCGATTCGAACGTGCCGACCACGAGCCCGGTGCGGGTCTCGCCGTTGTGCCGCAGCCGGTACAGCAGCGCGGCCGTCTCGTCGTCCACGCTGTCCACGGCCACGAGCGACACCTGGGCGCGGTGCGCGCCGGCGTCGTCGACGAACTCGATCTCGGGACGTTGGCGCAGCTGGTGGACTATCCCGACGTGCAGGACCGGATCCGACGCGTACACGGCGACGGTGACCCGCCGGCCGGGGCCGGCGGGAGGCGTTCCGGGTGGATTCCCGGCCGGGACCGGCGCCTGGGGCGCGGTGGTGCCGAACGCGGGGGCGGGTCGGTTGTGGTCAACGCAGGTCATGTGTCGTACCTGTTCTGTGATGCGTCAATGGGAATGCGTCGGGGCCGGCTTTCGCGGGTGAACGCCAACCGATGTGGCTGAGAGAGGAGTTGGGGGGAGACCGCAGGGGCATCGGAGCTGCCCGGGGAGTTGCCCTCGCGACCGTGGAGGCGGCCGGACCGGCGCCGTAGCGTCGCCGTGTGACATCCCCAGCAGCCTCTCCCAGCCCTGGCGCGCCCGGCCTCGACATCCCGCCGGTGTCGGTGATGCCGGGAGGCACCGCCTCCACCAGCCTGACCGTTCGCAACGACAGCGACATCGTCGAGGCGTACCGCCTGGAAGTCGTCGGCGACTGCGCTGCCTGGACCACGGTGGAGCCCGACCGCGTCTCCCTCTATCCCGGCACCTCGGAGACGGTGACGATCCGTCTGGCGCCGCCGCGCTCGCCGCAGGTGCGGGCCGGCGAGGTTCCGCTCGCCGTGCGCCTGCTGCCCACCGAGCACCCCGAAGCCGTACGGGTCCCCGAGACCACCGTCCACATCGGGGAGTTCCGGGAACTGCGCGCCGAGAGCGCTCCCAGACGCCGCCGCGGATGGCTGCGCGGACGCTATCGGCTGGCCGTGCGCAACGAGGGCAACAGCCCCGTGAAGGTAGGCTTCACCCCCGCGCAGCCCGGCGAGGAGCTGAAGTTCGACGTCCGCCCCACCGGGCTGGAGCTGGAGCCGGGCGAGTCCTCGCAGGTGCGGCTGCGCGTCCGCACCGGCCGGCCGGTGTGGTTCGGATCCCCGGTGACCTGGCCCTTCACCGTGGACGTCGCCGAAACCGCCGCCGCAGAGGCCGACGGGGCGCGCCCGGAGCCGGACGTCGTCCGCGCTCCGCTGGACGTGGAGTTCGTCCAGATCCCGATCTTCCCGAAGTGGCTGCTCGCGGTCCTGGCCGCGCTGCTCGCGCTGCTGCTCGCCTGGTTCATGCTGGTCCGGCCTGCCGTGCGCAGCACCGCCAAGGAAGCCGCCGACGAGGTGGCCCAGAAGCGGCCGGTGCCCGGGGCGGACGTGAACGGGCAGAATCCCGCGACAGGCGGCGCCCGGCAGCCGGGCGGCGGGGGCAAGAGCCCCCAGCCCGGGGCGGGAGCGGGCGGCACGGGCACCGGAACGGGGAGCGGTACGGGTACGGGTACGGGTACCGGCGGGGGCGGCGGGCAGCAGGGTTCCGCCACCATCGACCTGCAGACCGGCGGCGGCGAGACCAAGACCGGCACCTACACCGTGCCCAAGGGCAAGACCTTCGGGATCACGGACATCGTCGTCGCCAACTTCCAGGGCGACGAGGGCGTGGTGACCATCAACTTCGGCGAACGCAAGGTCACGACGATCGCGCTGGAGACGTTCCGCAACCAGGACTATCACTGGGTCACCCCCATCAGGATCACCGAGAACGAGACGGTGACGGTCCAGGTGACGTGCGCGAAGCCGGGCACCCCGGCTACCGGCCGTCAGGCGCAGGAATGCCATGAAGTCCTCAACGTGAGCGGTGTGCTGAGCGACCTCAGGTGAATCAAGCAGTACGGATATCGTCTGTCAGGTTTCACCCGGAGCAAAAGGGAGCATTCGCTTCCCCGTCCGAAAACAGCTTCCCGGGCCGGCGGTGAGACCTCCCCGTTACCCGCCGTACGCTTCCCTGACGCCACGGTCCGAACAGCCCTCGCCGCCCTCCGGACCGCCCTCGGGAGAGGGTCGAAGATGACTTGATCTTGGCCCTCTCCCGCCCGCGACCGGTCAGCTCGCGGGGACCGCGAGCTGCTGCCCGGACGCCGTGACCACGCGGGCGTTGCTGAGGTCGACCGTGTTCGGCAGCATCACCTGCGGTCGCAGGAGGTCCTTGAGCAGGTAACGCATCAGCTCGTCCCCGGACATCGCCTTGAGCCGGGCCGCGAGCTGCGGGTTCACCTCCCCGATGCGCTGGATCTCCACGATCCCCCGCTCCGCCAGCCCCGGCACGATGTCCCGGCCCATCAGGGTGTTGGACCGCAGCCGCTCGGGACGGACCTGCTCCTGCTGACCGGACCCGTAGGTCATGGTGCTGTGCGGGTCCGCCAGCGCCTGGGTCATGGCGAACATGACCTGGCTCCGGCGCTCCGCGTCCTGCTCCGCCCCCATCGCCTCCATCATCTTCTCCATGTCCGGCAGTTCAGCCTTCCCCGCCCCGACGTCGAAGTTCCGCACCGGCAGGGAGAACTCGTCCGAGAAGGTGTCCAGTCGGGTGCCCAGCCGGCTCTGCGTCTGCGCCGGGTCCCCGGGCTTCGCCCGCACGGTGGGGTACTCGCGCTGCGCGAAGTCGCTCAGCATCAGCCAGCCCTGGCTCATCAGGGGGGACCGGGTGAGGGGGATCTCGATCCGGGCCGGCTCGTCATCGGCGTCGCCGGTGAACCTCGTCTCCCGGAACGGGCTGCCCGGTACCTCCAGGAAGAAGAAGACGAAGCCCTCGTTGGCCAGGACGTGCCTGTCGTAGGCCTCCGAGGTGTTCGGCGCGTCGGGATCCGCCTTGAGCAGTTCGGTCTTGGACTTCATCTGCCCCTGGCCGAGCATCGTCGCGGCCCGTGACGTGCCCGTGTAGTGGCACAGCACGCTCTGCTGGAGCGCGGTCGTCAGCTTGTTCCTGACGTCGCCCACCCAGTTCCGCTCGCCCCCTCCTCCGGCGATCTCCTTGGCCATTCCGGCCCGGTTGAGCTCCGACAGCTCGCGGAAGTAGCTGGCCCCGTGCATCTGGAACGCGGCCGCGCTGTCGGCCCACTGCTGCTGCTGCCACAGCATGCCGTTCTCGGTCATCGCGGTGAACGGAGCCCGAGCCGCGTCGGGCAACGCGTCGTCGCGGCTGAGCTGGTCGTTAACCAGCTGCAGTTCGTCCTTGACCGAACGGAGCGCGGCATCCAGCCAGGGCTTGACGGCTTCGGGGGCGTCGTCCCGCTCCGGGGCGAAGGCCATCTGCAGATTCGTCAGCGCCATCATGCAGTGCATGGGGTCCCGGTTGGGATCGTTGTCGTACGCCGTGATGGCCGCCCGCGCCCGCGCCACCAGGTCGTTCTGGGGCTCCGGCTGCTTGCGGGTCATCGACTTGAACCGGCCCAGCAGCCCTCCGCCGCTCGCCGGATCGGCCGGAAGCGAGGGGCCGAGCTCATCGAACCCCTTGCGCTGGACGACCGCCGACGCGCCCGGCCCGTGCGTGTGCGCGTGTGCGCCGTGCGTCTCGCAGGCGTCCCGCTGTACGGGGGCGGGGCCGTTCATCACCCGCCTCGCATTGGCCTCGGCCGCCCGCTCGAACCGGTCGCCGGGGTCACTGACCCGCAGCCCGTCGCCGGTGTCCGTCCCGGTGACGGGCCCTTGCCGCTGCTGGATGACGTGGGTCAGCTCGTGCGCGAGGGTGTGCTTGTCCCCGCCCCCGGCCCCGATGACGACGTCGCTGCCGGAAGTGTAGGCCCGCGCCCCGATCTCGGCGGCGGACCGCTGGGCCGTCGGCCCGCTGTGCACCCGTACGTCGGAGAAATCGGCGCCGAGCCGGCTCTCCATCTCTTCCCGCAGGGGCCCGTCGAGCGGGCGCCCGGCCGAGCGGAGCACCTGATGCGCGGTAGCCCGCTGCACCGCCGCGGCATCCCGCCCGGACGCGAGCATGCGCGTCACCGCCGCGTTGCCGACGGTCCGCTGGAGTGCCATCGGCGCCCCGGGCGCGGGCGCTTCAACGGCCCGCTCCTCCGCCGGGGACACCTGCCGGACCCGGCCGGAGCCGTCCTTGGCGGCGTCGCCTGCTGCCTTGTCTCGGGCGGGGATGCGCATGGGCTGCCTCTCGGATATGGCGGTGGGACGCTTCCTGCTTACTCCCGAACCCCCCACACCGCCATGCCCCTTCGTGCACACCAAAGGGAACCCGCCCTGCTCGCGCCGCACCCCGCCCGACGGCCGCCCGGTACCGGGCACTCGGCGCGGATACAACCGGACGGGCAGGATCCGCACACTGTTGCCGATGCGGCCGCCCAGGCGCTCTGCGGGCGGCTATCCGGCAATTTCGATCTTGCCGTGGGATGAGCTCGGTCCGGACCCGGCCGGCCCCATCCGCCCGGCCGGCTCCAGCACGTTGAGCGCCTCCTCGTAGGAGTGCGCCACGCCACCGGCGCCGGGGTGCGAGCGGCCTATGGCCACCTTGCCACCGCCGGTGGCCGCGCACGCCTGCTTCGCGAAGTACGCCAGAACCTCCGGCTGGCCACCGGGCGCGAATCACCGGCCGTCCTTCGTGGTCAGCAATCGGACACTCCGCGCCCGCAGCTGATCGCCGTCTCGTGACAGCGAAACGGTGGAGAACATGCCTTCTGTCACTGGTTGCGGGGGGAGAGAAGCAAGCTGGACAAGAGCGCCTGGGTCGCGGCCGCCAGGAGTCCGTAGGCGAGGAAGACCACCCACCGACTCTTCGTGTGCTCTTCGACGCGGGGCACAGCCGCCGTCGCGGCTGCACGTACGTTCTCATTCCTGCTTTCGGGCAGTGCGTGACGACCGAGCGACTCGCCGCGCCTCCGGGTGCTGCGTCGGATCATGACCGTGGCGACTCCACCTACACCTACGGCGGCAGCTCCGCGTGACCGTCGCTGAGCGGTCGTCAACTGCGGCATTTGTTGTCCTCGTCGGTCGACGGTGGTGCTCCACTGTCGCGATCCGGACCGTCCTTGGGTACGACACACTGCACCCTGGTTTGCCCGACCCTGTGCACTCGGCACTACCGGCGCGGGCCCTGTCACCGGCGCGTGCTCGGAGGTGGGCCGCCGGGCAACCGCCCCGGCCATAGCGTGGGTAGAGCACCGCGGGCAGTGAGCCGGGCTCCGGGCCTTGGCTGGCAGTGGCATGGCCGTTCGCAGGTCCAGGCCTGGCCCCTACCGCCGTTGCGGTCGGCAGCGGCCTGACCTCCGTCGTTCCCCCGTGACAGCCGGCGCATCCCGTCGCACCATCAGACCACCGTGGGCAACGACGGCCCCACGGTGGTGGGGAACGGCTTCGGTCCCCCCGGCACACTCCTGGGTGGCCTCATCGTGGGGTTGGCGGGTCTCGTGAACGGCGGAATGGGTGGGAACTGACGGCTCCTGAGGCCCAGGACGGCTCCTCCCCGCGAGCAGGACGAGAAGCACCTGCTCGTGTGGGACGACGAGGCCGGTGCCCTGTCGTTCGAAAGGTTGAGGCCTCGACGAACTTGCGGTAGGCCGCGCCCAGCTCGACCACCTCCACCGAGGCGTGCACCAACGGGCGGGGTCCGAGACAGCGGGGGTAGCCTCGAAAGAGACAGGCAGCACGGGAGATGGTGACGATGAAGCTGCGGTCGCGGTACCTCGTTGTCGGCGCATTGGCAATTACCATGCTGGCACCGTGGGCGCCGAACGCGTACGCGGCGCCCGACGCGTTTCCGGGCCGGAACGGAAAGATCGTCTTCGTGAGCGACCGCGACGGCAATGACGAAATCTACGCCATGAACGCGGGGAGAACGCGGGAGGATGTCGCATCGCTGAGGCGACTTACCAACAACTCGTTCCCCGACCGGGACCCCGTCTTCTCATCCGATGGAAGCAAGATCGCTTTTGCCAGCCTCCGCGACGACAACTGGGACATCTACACCATGAATGCCGATGGTACGGATGAAACGCGGATCACCGAAGAAGCGTCGGGCGAGTTCCAGCCCACCTTCGCCCCGGGGTTTTCCCGGCCGCGGCAGACCATCGCCTTCACGAGCACCCGTGACGTGTCCGCCAGGCAGCCGTTCAATTACGAGATCTACCGCGTCGACCCCGAAAGTGCCCGGCTCGCCACGCAGCTCACTTTCGATCCGGAACTTGACACGGAACCCGCATGGTCTCCGACTGACTGCAAAATCGCCTTCTCCAGCAAACGGGCGGGCGGAAACCGCGATATCTACATCATGGGATGCAGCGGCCTGGATATGCGTCGGCTAACCACCGACTCAGCGAGTGACGCGTGGCCCGCTTTTTCTCCCGACGGCAAGAAGATTGCCTTTCAGAGCAATCGGAGCGGGAACACCGACATCTACGTGATGAACGTCGACGGCTCCGGGCAGGAAAGAGTCACTACCGACGTCTCGGAGGAGTGGCAGCCGGCCTTCTCACCGGACGGCGCCTGGATCGCCTACAGCTCGTGGAACCGACTCGGAAACGCCGATATCTACACCAAGAAGTTGGACGGAACGGCGGAGCAGCGGATCACAAGCGGGCCCCGCGAGATGGTCCACAACGCGCAGCCCGACTGGCAGCCGCTGCCCTGAGGGTCGCTGTTGCGCGCCACCTGCGCGCTCACCTGACCCCACGATCTGTTCCGCGTCTGGGAACGAAAGCCGACGACATGGGCGCCGAATCGGCCAGTGATCCGCGGCCGAGGACGGGGACGGGCAATGGGGGCGGGGCGGTTTGGCGGGGTGCGCTCAGCTGGTCGGCTACTGGTGGCACGGGTACGGCGGCGAATGCGGCGTCCTGCCGGGCTTGGAGCCCTTTCTTGCGGCCCGGGGTGGTGGAGGGCAGGCGCTGCTTGCCGTACAGGAGGTGGGTGACCTCCTGGGCGTGCTTGCTGGCGGGGGCGTGGAACTGGACTTCGAAGAGCTGCCCGGAACGTGGGGTGCGCCGGCCGGTGTTGAGGCCCATGTAGCCGCTGGTCCGGCCCCAGGCGTCGGACCACTTCGTTCTGTCGTTGCCTCAGGCGGACAGGAGTGCGGAGGCGGTGGTCGCGCCGTCGGTGTAAGCGCCGTCCGGCCACTGGAGGGCGTAACGGACGATGTCGCCCGGTTTGGCCAGGATTGTGTCCACGTGCCGCTACGGGGGCGCGCCATCTGCCCCTCTCACCCCGACGATTCGGGAGCGAGGGGCGGTCACGGTGACCATCCCCGTGGGGGACAGGGGGCGGGTGCGTAGACCACGGTGGTCGTCGGGTAGTCCTCGGCACAGCCCGAGGAGGGCCTGGCGCTCGCTCTCGTCGACCGCCAGGTACCCACGCAGATTCGTGGCGACCCAGGTCGCAACGTACGTGCAGTGATACGAGCCGTGAGAGGGAAGCCACTCGGCCGGGTCCTTGTCAGCCTTGCTGCGGTTGGACTCGGCCGAGACCGCGAACAGCGTGTCCGGGGATCCCTGGTCGTTCGCCTACGCCTCCCGCCGCGCCGCTGACCAAGGGGTCTGCTCAGAGTCGTAGACCTCCGCCAACGGCACGAAATGATCGACATCCAACCGGGCGCTTCCGTCACCACCGCGTCCTCGTACGCGCTGCACCACGCTCGCCGGGGGCCGGCTGCCTGGGGTCTTCCCGCGCCCACAGTTCCCGCTCGTACGCGCGACGTGACCGAGATTGCCGGGTGCCTGCGGCGAGGAAAAGGTCTACTTCGTACGGTTGGCCAGTGCTGTGCGCATGCCACTAGCGGGTGTGGGCGCTTCGGGGCGAAGCGGTGCTCGGTCCGGCACCCGGTGTCCCGAGCACTCACACAGGCTTCGAGCGGGTTCGCCCCGTTGCGTGTTGTGTGTGAGGAGGGCGTAGGTCCCCGTCAGCACGAGCAAGTCTCTGGGCTGGGATTGCAGGCCGGTGACGGTGAGGCATCCACCGGCCGCCGTCAGGTGTCGACGCAGCACGAGCAGCACTTTGAGACCGCTGGAATCCATGAAGGCGACTCCCGACAGGTCCAATTGCAGCAGCCGGCCGGTGACGGCAACCGCGGCCGCAACCTGCGAGGCTTCCTTGAGTTCGGGATGGGTCTTGACGTCCATGTCGCCGACGACAGTGATCACGCTGTGGGCATCGTGGAGGTTGCGCCGCTTCACTGCGGTGGATTCGTTCATGGTCCACCCCTCGATCGGGGTCGAGCCTCGCGCCCCCGGGCGGGGAGGGCATCAAGCACGCGGCGTAGGGCCGCGTGCAGCCAAGCAAGACAACCCGTACCGCGCCCCGGTCATGTCATGACCCCAAGGGCGGCGCGGGGCCTCCTACCAGACCAGGCTGGTTGTCTGTGCAGCGTTGCACATACCAGGCACTTCCTGCCAGCCTGCCCTCACGAGGCAGCAAGAGCACCGGCTGCCTCGGTATCTCCGCTCGCCTCCCGACGTGAAGGGCGCCGCACGTCGGGCAGCCCAGGCGCGGTCTGCCGCATTTCCCCCGAGCGGACGCCCCACTCGACCGGATCTTGGAAGACCGTGAAGGCGTGAAAGGAATTGATCCGCTGGTCGATAGCGATGCCGATGCGAGGCGGTTTCCGCCGGGGACCGGGGCAACCGTCGGAGCGTTGACACGCCTCCCATTGGCCAGGCGCGGTGTCAGCCGGCCCCTCCGGCAAGCGTCGTCGGTCGCCGCGCCGCCGATGCGGCGTCGATCGGCCCCTGGCCTGCCCACGGACGGGAGGGGAGGGGCGTTCCCGGCGATGCCTGGGCCGTCACCCGTGCCGCCCGAACAGGTCTGCGGGGTGAGGGCCGAAGAAGACGGCGGACCATGACAAGTCGGCGATGGCAGATGAGGGATCCGGCCGTGTCGGGTGGCGCCCAACTCGTCGCAACCACGACCTACGCGACCGGGACCGTCGGCACACGTCACGGTCCGCCTATGCCTTGGCCGGCTCCATGGAAAACCTCAGCGCCGTCTAGACGGTGGCCCTGCCGAGGTGCGGTCGACAGGGCAGTCGGGCGGACCCTTGACGCCCAGGCCGCGCTGTCGGTGCTCGTCGTCACCGTTGCGGATATTGAGTGGACGGTTTGAGGTGACGGCCCGGCTTCATGCGTAGTACCGGGCCGCCCGGCGGGCAAGGAGGGTGACTGGTCCGGGTGCAGGATTCGCTAGGGGCGGCGAAGCCGGCACCTCCGCGCCGACGCGCAGTTACTCGTTGAGCTCCAGGCCGGTGCCATCCCTCGGCCGCTGAGCGAGCTCGGCCGAGGGTCCGTTCATGGAACCTTCCCGAGCAGGGGAGGAGTGCCCAGGATTCCACGCTTGCGCAGCCGTTCCAGTTCGTCCGGGCTTGCGGGGCTGTGCAGGGGTGGCGGTGATGTTGGCCTAGGTTGCGCGGACACGCCAGTCAGTGGGGCCTACCGGCGGATGCTGAACCGGGCAATCAGGCGAGGACCTTGCACCAGAAGCCGTTCACTTCCACGGCGTCCTCGTAGCCGTACGCGCCAACAAGGTTCCCCCCGGCCGGCGCCAAGGCCGGGATCGGCTTGCCCCATCCGTCTGTCTTGCGGTACCTGACCTGGAAGCTGAGCATGGGGTAGTCCGCCAGGAACTTCCTGATGATCGGCCGGCAGGAATGGCAAGGGCCCTTATCGGAGTAGAGCGAGATGCTGCCTCCGGTGATCTGGGCCATGATGGCCGGTAAGTACTGGCCATTGTTCTGGCATCCCAGACGTGCGTAGATCGCGTTGGCCAGGAGATTGATGGTCTGCTTCTCAGGGTCTTTTTCGTGCATGTACTGGTCTTTGAGGGGC
This Streptomyces sp. NBC_00539 DNA region includes the following protein-coding sequences:
- a CDS encoding helix-turn-helix transcriptional regulator — encoded protein: MTCVDHNRPAPAFGTTAPQAPVPAGNPPGTPPAGPGRRVTVAVYASDPVLHVGIVHQLRQRPEIEFVDDAGAHRAQVSLVAVDSVDDETAALLYRLRHNGETRTGLVVGTFESGDALQRAIECGVTAVLRRTEADQDRLLRLVLAIANGEGVLPGDLLAKLLDHVGVLQRSSLDPRAVSLSTLTAREADMLRLVSEGLDTAEIARKTSYSERTVKNVLHEIITRLHLRNRTHAVGYALRNGLI
- a CDS encoding COG1470 family protein yields the protein MTSPAASPSPGAPGLDIPPVSVMPGGTASTSLTVRNDSDIVEAYRLEVVGDCAAWTTVEPDRVSLYPGTSETVTIRLAPPRSPQVRAGEVPLAVRLLPTEHPEAVRVPETTVHIGEFRELRAESAPRRRRGWLRGRYRLAVRNEGNSPVKVGFTPAQPGEELKFDVRPTGLELEPGESSQVRLRVRTGRPVWFGSPVTWPFTVDVAETAAAEADGARPEPDVVRAPLDVEFVQIPIFPKWLLAVLAALLALLLAWFMLVRPAVRSTAKEAADEVAQKRPVPGADVNGQNPATGGARQPGGGGKSPQPGAGAGGTGTGTGSGTGTGTGTGGGGGQQGSATIDLQTGGGETKTGTYTVPKGKTFGITDIVVANFQGDEGVVTINFGERKVTTIALETFRNQDYHWVTPIRITENETVTVQVTCAKPGTPATGRQAQECHEVLNVSGVLSDLR
- a CDS encoding TolB family protein, whose translation is MVTMKLRSRYLVVGALAITMLAPWAPNAYAAPDAFPGRNGKIVFVSDRDGNDEIYAMNAGRTREDVASLRRLTNNSFPDRDPVFSSDGSKIAFASLRDDNWDIYTMNADGTDETRITEEASGEFQPTFAPGFSRPRQTIAFTSTRDVSARQPFNYEIYRVDPESARLATQLTFDPELDTEPAWSPTDCKIAFSSKRAGGNRDIYIMGCSGLDMRRLTTDSASDAWPAFSPDGKKIAFQSNRSGNTDIYVMNVDGSGQERVTTDVSEEWQPAFSPDGAWIAYSSWNRLGNADIYTKKLDGTAEQRITSGPREMVHNAQPDWQPLP
- a CDS encoding STAS domain-containing protein, producing MNESTAVKRRNLHDAHSVITVVGDMDVKTHPELKEASQVAAAVAVTGRLLQLDLSGVAFMDSSGLKVLLVLRRHLTAAGGCLTVTGLQSQPRDLLVLTGTYALLTHNTQRGEPARSLCECSGHRVPDRAPLRPEAPTPASGMRTALANRTK
- a CDS encoding deaminase domain-containing protein, with product MTTAVNSDNSAKLTYKISFTAGPDLEGSFESVSGSAVVGYSHYEGKPEGGNGPLKDQYMHEKDPEKQTINLLANAIYARLGCQNNGQYLPAIMAQITGGSISLYSDKGPCHSCRPIIRKFLADYPMLSFQVRYRKTDGWGKPIPALAPAGGNLVGAYGYEDAVEVNGFWCKVLA